The Polypterus senegalus isolate Bchr_013 chromosome 1, ASM1683550v1, whole genome shotgun sequence genome includes a window with the following:
- the LOC120536526 gene encoding SCAN domain-containing protein 3-like: protein MSHSKEKRRKVESENRKFNNEWTDKYAHIQNAEGNPMCLVCLVICSVNKEYNVRRHFQTTHTNFDNEYPPGSEARQTKIKTLTQNYQRSCVVFTRTCTLQQKATIASLRIALTLTKNKRPFTDSETVKECIHAAVEEVVTDEKVKEKVISSTKSVPLSDTTAARRVDVLATEVFDTLLNQLRKVDFISLAVDESTDNSDIAQLCMFVRFFDGHCFKEDILGLIPLEGNTTGEILFQEIVDFFQENGLDLERINLLVTDGAPSMTGKIKGLSARLSALAPKMKSLHCLIHQSVLFPQLSGELKNTMDSVMATINFIRSTSSLQHRLFRKLLADMSAEHVDPLLHNNVRWLSQGNSLMRVCELKKEIITFLRECKHRKAETFLTYMLDDKFVSEMCFLCDILHHLNVFNLGLQGRDKTVADVVEMLTAFQNKLDIFSSDLSSRLLHFPTLSGFIKSSQSGKVTKVMSDFLDHLKHNFAQRFNDFDIPKELLHVVRNPFTSTPNTSPKAAEFLKLHGIDEGPLQLEMIEMQASCELKDVLQEKGCTELWTKNIVPEMFPNMKKLAMCVLTMFGSTYTCESSFSHMNAIKTDNRISLTNEHLHHCLRIAVTPYEPNFSHLAQSMKCHFSH from the coding sequence ATGTCACATTCAAAAGAGAAGAGACGTAAGGTTGAGAGCGAAAATAGAAAATTTAACAACGAGTGGACTGATAAGTATGCACACATACAAAATGCTGAGGGAAACCCCATGTGCCTTGTCTGTCTTGTCATTTGCTCGGTAAATAAAGAATACAATGTGCGGAGGCACTTCCAGACGACTCACACTAACTTTGATAATGAATATCCCCCGGGCTCAGAGGCTcgacagacaaaaataaagacaCTGACTCAAAACTACCAGCGAAGTTGTGTGGTTTTCACCCGAACCTGCACTTTGCAACAGAAAGCTACAATAGCATCTCTCCGAATTGCATTGAcactgactaaaaataaaagaccATTTACAGATTCTGAAACAGTAAAAGAATGCATACACGCTGCTGTCGAGGAGGTGGTAACGGATGAAAAAGTGAAAGAGAAAGTTATATCTTCGACTAAATCAGTCCCACTGTCCGATACAACAGCTGCGAGAAGGGTGGACGTTTTAGCTACGGAAGTTTTTGACACGCTTCTTAATCAACTGAGGAAGGTTGATTTCATATCTCTGGCTGTGGATGAATCAACAGACAACTCGGATATAGCTCAACTTTGTATGTTTGTGCGATTTTTCGATGGTCACTGTTTCAAAGAGGACATATTGGGATTAATACCACTGGAAGGGAATACAACAGGAGAAATTCTCTTCCAGgagattgttgatttttttcaagAGAACGGACTGGACTTGGAGCGTATCAACCTGCTTGTTACAGATGGTGCGCCCTCGATGACAGGGAAGATCAAAGGACTGTCTGCACGGCTGTCTGCACTTGCGCCAAAAATGAAGTCGCTGCACTGCCTCATCCATCAGAGTGTCCTTTTCCCACAATTAAGTGGTGAGTTGAAAAACACAATGGATTCTGTTATGGCTACAATTAACTTTATCAGATCAACATCTAGTCTCCAACACAGACTGTTTCGCAAACTTCTTGCTGATATGTCAGCTGAGCATGTTGACCCACTTTTGCATAACAATGTGAGGTGGTTAAGCCAGGGAAACTCACTCATGAGAGTCTGTGAACTGAAGAAAGAAATCATCACTTTCCTTCGTGAATGCAAGCACAGAAAGGCTGAAACATTTCTGACCTACATGTTGGATGATAAATTTGTGTCTGAGATGTGTTTTTTATGTGATATCCTTCATCATTTGAATGTATTTAACCTGGGACTTCAGGGGAGAGATAAAACAGTTGCTGATGTGGTTGAAATGCTAACTGCTTTTCAAAATAAACTGGATATTTTTTCATCTGATCTCAGTAGCAGACTGCTGCACTTTCCAACCCTCAGTGGCTTCATCAAGTCATCACAAAGTGGTAAAGTCACAAAGGTCATGTCAGACTTTCTGGACCATTTGAAACACAACTTTGCACAGAGATTCAATGACTTTGACATTCCCAAAGAGTTGCTGCATGTTGTGAGGAACCCTTTCACCAGCACACCCAATACTTCCCCGAAAGCAGCAGAGTTCCTAAAGTTGCATGGCATTGATGAAGGTCCCCTGCAACTTGAAATGATTGAAATGCAAGCATCATGTGAATTAAAGGATGTCCTTCAGGAAAAAGGCTGCACAGAGCTTTGGACAAAGAACATTGTCCCAGAGATGTTCCCAAACATGAAAAAATTGGCCATGTGTGTGTTAAcaatgtttggatcaacatatacatgtgaatCATCCTTCTCTCACATGAATGCCATAAAAACAGACAATCGGATCTCCTTGACAAATGAGCATCTGCATCATTGTTTGCGGATTGCTGTCACCCCATATGAACCTAACTTTTCTCATCTTGCCCAGTCAATGAAGTGTCACTTTTCTCATTAG